One genomic region from Haloprofundus salinisoli encodes:
- a CDS encoding GNAT family N-acetyltransferase translates to MTTTPADAEGTTVRRAERADLLDVFRIEKTCFKQPWPFAAFEQFLGEPGFLVAVDGVAQSKQSGDRAERVVGYVVADVMPNYGHDIGHVKDIAVHPDARGRGLGRMLLRQSLVSMALGGANLVKLEVREHNDPAKTLYESEGFEPLRRIPRYYEDGEAALVMVVDADEWQRGGDDR, encoded by the coding sequence GTGACCACCACCCCCGCCGACGCCGAAGGAACGACCGTTCGACGCGCCGAGCGGGCGGACCTCCTCGACGTGTTCCGCATCGAGAAGACCTGCTTCAAACAGCCGTGGCCCTTCGCGGCGTTCGAGCAGTTTCTCGGCGAACCCGGCTTCCTCGTCGCCGTCGACGGCGTCGCCCAGTCGAAACAGAGCGGCGACCGCGCCGAGCGCGTCGTCGGCTACGTCGTCGCCGACGTGATGCCGAACTACGGCCACGACATCGGCCACGTCAAGGACATCGCTGTCCATCCCGACGCTCGCGGACGCGGACTCGGGCGGATGCTCCTCCGGCAGTCGCTCGTCTCGATGGCGCTCGGCGGTGCGAATCTGGTGAAGCTCGAAGTCAGAGAACACAACGACCCCGCCAAGACGCTGTACGAGAGCGAGGGTTTCGAACCCCTGCGCCGCATTCCCCGGTACTACGAGGACGGCGAGGCGGCGCTCGTGATGGTCGTCGACGCCGACGAGTGGCAGCGCGGCGGCGACGACAGGTAG
- a CDS encoding aconitate hydratase, whose protein sequence is MGQTVTEKILADHLVEGELTPGEEIGIEIDQVLTQDTTGTMVWLQFEALELDEVQTELAAQYCDHQTYQFDFKNTDDHRFLRSAAGTFGAHFSRPGNGICHNVHKENFAAPGKTLLGSDSHTPTPGGLGQLAIGAGGLDIAVAMGGGPYYVEMPEVVNVRLEGELPAWATAKDVILEMLRQLSVKGGVGKVFEYTGPGVETLSVPERTTITNMGTELGATSSIFPTDEKTKDFLKRVDREDEYVDLQPDDDAEYADEIVIDLSDLEPLISKPSMPDNVVPVREVAGEPVDQVIIGSCTNGGYPDILPAAKMLKGREINKKTDMIVAPGSKQASELLARQGWTAEMMAAGVNFSEATCGACIGIGHVPASDSVSLRTFNRNFEGRSGIEDDSVYLCSPEVATAAALKGEIVDPRDLAEELGDLEDPGFQLPDQYNGSKADLISPEEAVDDDLIKGPNIGDVPLKDPLQSHLAGEALLKMTDNITTDHIIPATSDILKFRSNVPKLSEFTLSRVDETFAQRALDADGGFLVAGENYGQGSSREHAALCPMYLGIEGVLAQSFARIHKANLFNFGLVPLTIDVETYEKIEQGDDIEIVDDVGEGVRSGQDEFTVRVNDDWEATAQLDASEREREILAAGGKLSWTKQQYEDGQGGATPADD, encoded by the coding sequence ATGGGACAGACGGTAACCGAAAAAATTCTCGCCGACCACCTCGTCGAGGGTGAACTCACGCCCGGTGAGGAGATCGGCATCGAGATCGATCAGGTTCTCACGCAGGACACGACAGGAACGATGGTCTGGCTGCAGTTCGAGGCGCTCGAACTGGACGAAGTCCAGACCGAACTCGCGGCGCAGTACTGCGACCACCAGACGTACCAGTTCGACTTCAAGAACACGGACGACCACCGCTTCCTCCGCTCCGCAGCGGGAACGTTCGGCGCACACTTCTCCCGACCGGGCAACGGCATCTGCCACAACGTCCACAAGGAGAACTTCGCCGCCCCCGGCAAGACCCTCCTCGGTTCGGACAGCCACACGCCGACGCCCGGCGGCCTCGGCCAGCTCGCCATCGGCGCGGGCGGCCTCGACATCGCCGTCGCCATGGGTGGCGGCCCGTACTACGTCGAGATGCCGGAAGTCGTCAACGTCCGCCTCGAGGGCGAACTGCCCGCGTGGGCGACGGCAAAAGACGTCATCCTCGAGATGCTCCGCCAGCTCTCCGTCAAAGGCGGCGTCGGTAAAGTGTTCGAGTACACCGGCCCCGGCGTAGAGACGCTCTCCGTGCCCGAGCGCACGACCATCACCAACATGGGCACCGAGCTCGGCGCGACCTCCTCCATCTTCCCGACCGACGAGAAGACGAAGGACTTCCTGAAGCGCGTCGACCGCGAGGACGAGTACGTCGACCTCCAGCCCGACGACGACGCCGAGTACGCCGACGAGATCGTCATCGATCTCTCGGACCTCGAACCGCTCATCTCCAAGCCGTCGATGCCCGACAACGTCGTCCCCGTCCGCGAGGTCGCGGGCGAGCCCGTCGACCAGGTCATCATCGGCTCCTGTACGAACGGCGGTTATCCGGACATCCTCCCGGCCGCGAAGATGCTGAAGGGCCGCGAGATCAACAAGAAGACGGACATGATCGTCGCCCCCGGCTCGAAGCAGGCCTCCGAACTGCTGGCCCGTCAGGGCTGGACCGCGGAGATGATGGCCGCCGGCGTCAACTTCTCCGAGGCGACCTGCGGCGCGTGTATCGGTATCGGTCACGTGCCCGCCTCCGACTCCGTCTCGCTGCGCACGTTCAACCGCAACTTCGAGGGCCGCTCCGGCATCGAGGACGACTCCGTCTACCTCTGCTCGCCGGAGGTCGCCACCGCGGCGGCGCTCAAGGGCGAGATCGTCGACCCGCGGGACCTCGCCGAGGAACTCGGCGACCTCGAGGATCCCGGCTTCCAGCTCCCGGACCAGTACAACGGCTCGAAGGCCGACCTCATCAGCCCCGAGGAAGCGGTCGACGACGACCTCATCAAGGGCCCCAACATCGGCGACGTGCCGCTGAAGGACCCCCTGCAGTCGCACCTCGCGGGTGAGGCGCTCCTGAAGATGACCGACAACATCACGACGGACCACATCATCCCGGCGACGTCGGACATCCTCAAGTTCCGCTCGAACGTGCCGAAGCTCTCGGAGTTCACGCTCTCGCGCGTCGACGAGACGTTCGCACAGCGCGCGCTCGACGCCGACGGCGGCTTCCTCGTCGCCGGCGAGAACTACGGTCAGGGTTCCTCCCGCGAGCACGCGGCGCTCTGCCCAATGTACCTCGGCATCGAGGGCGTTCTCGCGCAGTCGTTCGCCCGCATCCACAAGGCGAACCTGTTCAACTTCGGTCTCGTCCCGCTGACCATCGACGTAGAGACCTACGAGAAGATCGAGCAGGGCGACGACATCGAGATCGTCGACGACGTCGGCGAAGGCGTCCGCTCCGGCCAGGATGAGTTCACGGTCCGCGTGAACGACGACTGGGAGGCGACCGCCCAGCTCGACGCCTCCGAGCGCGAGCGCGAGATTCTCGCCGCCGGTGGCAAGCTCTCGTGGACGAAGCAGCAGTACGAAGACGGTCAGGGCGGCGCGACGCCCGCCGACGACTGA